A stretch of DNA from Molothrus ater isolate BHLD 08-10-18 breed brown headed cowbird chromosome Z, BPBGC_Mater_1.1, whole genome shotgun sequence:
CCAAATAAGCACTTTGTTTGGCACTCTATCCCCACATCACTTATCACTGTCTGTAGTCCCAAAGAGCTTCTTACACTGGTTCTTAGGAGGAGATAATACAAAGTTGCATTGATTTTTGTTGCATTTGAATGTACTCTTGTGATTTCTGAAGTGTTTAGGAGACAAACCAGcatttcacaaagaaaatattgtacTGTCTGGCTGCCTCAGAAAAGTCACAGAAGAGCGTGGAGAGCTGCTTGAAGAGAATGTCAGTGTGACACTCCACACtaaaacattttagaaagcaGATATTGTTTCAGTCTTTGTATTGAAGACACTGTATAATGCACTGTGAGAGGAACAGGccaggttttgctttttgggtGCAAGTAGGGTTGTGAATGGAACTATTCAAGGTAGTGTCAGTGTGTGCCTGACATGTCGTAAATTCAAAATCTGGCCACAGGATTTGAGGGGTTttgttgggttgggttttttttcctgaaacttgAATTCTATTTTATTAAGAGAAAACTTCTAAATTTTTTGTGCAACATTTCCCTTAGTAGTTTAAGAACCTTTAGATGTCAGTATAAAAGAGTGTATGAAAAAGGAAGGCCTTTTTGCATGGAAGCAAGAAGACAACACTTAGGgtttggatttgggatttttttttgtgctttgatttgtttttttttaaatcaaaatgtaTAGTTTCTCTAAGTAATGTGAGTAGAAACACTTTCTTTCCTTGAGTTCCACATCATCATCTTCACCCCTTCTCCCCTCCATTACTAGGATCtttttgaactttttttcctgctactGCTTTCTCTTAGCTCACCCAAATAGGTAGTTTCTAAAACACAGATGTTTGGCCCATTTCTTTAGACTGCTTTGTGCAAAGGCTCCCTCTGTCACATTCTTCTCCCTCTTGTACCAAGGGGGGTTCACCACATATTTGGACTTAGATGGGGTGGCAGCTGCCCCCGAGACCCTGctgagagagggagggagggagtgcAGGAGCCATTGTGAGACAGGAGCTGCCACAGCGGTTTGGGCTGCCATTCCCACCTGGGATGGGGTAGGATGGTGGCACCTGTCTGAGCACCTGTTGTGTGGTAGGGGACATGGGCTGTGAGGGATAGATGCTATCACCTTTTACAacttttgttgcttttttggttCATTATGAAGTGCAACACTTGGGGTCCTAAAGAAAATGAGTTCTGCAAAGACTTACTGTCGCTAGCAAGCATGGGGCAATACCTCTGCTGGCTATGAGTTTTGTCTCTGGACAGGGTGTCTGTCTGGAACCACAGAGGTTCAGCTGACTTCTCTGTCTTTGCAGTGTTTGGGATTGGCTCCATCTGTTATGCAGGTGGTGACTGTGTTCTTCAAAAGGGTGAGGTGAATGAAAGCAGCTGCTCCCTTGAAGGTTTGCCAGAGTCAATCTCCTAACAAATCCATCATTTGCTTCCTTCTTAATTGCAAATAAGACAGTCAGAGAGGCTGGCCAAGACAGTAGGTGAAGGGGGAGAAGATGACTGACATCAGCAAGGATGGTATGGATTAGCCAGTAAACCATCGCAAATGAGGTTTTACTACTAAAACTGCTTGATGTATGGTGGGCCTGATGGTCAGACTGAAGAGAAGAGTGGAAAGGGTTGAACAAAACACTGGTTTAATGCTGaagcagggggaggaggagcaAATGAAGTACAGGACATCTCCAAAAGAATatgaaagccaaaaaaatggAAGGTTGATAGTGCTAACAAAGCCAGGAGACCAAAAGCATCAAAAGCTGTCTTGAAACTTGGCTGGAGTGATTGTAAAAGCCCACAATGAGGAAGCTTCCAGATTTTCTTAAACCATGAAACTTCTTAGTTGTTTgatcctttcctctcccttcccaccacTGCTACTGATGCTTCAGAAGAATGTTGATCTGACTCAGAAGGATTTCCTCCCACTTGTTTCTGTAGGCATTTTTTGTTGCATCAAACAAAGGAAGGCACTGGCAGCACGTTTGTACGGTCCTGCTAGTAGCACACCCACATTTTATTCCTTCTAAAAGAGCTGATTGCCCAAACACTTGCACTTTTGTAGATGAAGAATTCAGCCAAAGAGAAAATATGCTAATAATTTTCTAAGCTGCTAATAACTATAGTTTACTAAAGTGCAGCAGCATTGTAGAAGTGACACTAATTGCCCTGTTGCATCTTGACTTAGACAAAAATGAACACACATTCAGAGACAGTGTAAATGTAACAGCAACTTCTGGAAAATCTGGGTCTAGATGAGTAGTTTAAGGGCATCACTGTGAATGCCTTGTGACTGACTGCCATTAGGTTTGAATGCAGCCCTTTTCCCATTCACAGGTCTTTGTAATGGTGCAGGCTTTGAAAAGCCTTCTCCCTGTAGGTGGCAAATACAAAGCTGCTGATGCAGGCTTATCAAGGAGGAGCAAAAGCAGCCCCCTGGAAAGCTCTCCTCCTTCCACCAAGCAGCTGAGGCATGGGCGTCTGTGTGTACCCCACTGCCCTCCTCCTTCCACCCATGGTGGCTCATCCCAACATGTGCCATTTCCTGCACCCATTCAGTTGACCTGGGCACGTGCTGTGGCCTGGACTGTCttgaaaagctttgttttgccATCTGCTTCTGTCCTTAGCTATCTCAGTTCTCTTCTTCAAGTAATACATCAGTAGATTGATTTCTGCTCCCCGCAGGAGTGTCTGGAGCATAATTTTTATTGCCACAACCTCACAAAGTTGTCCCCAGGTTCTGGCAGAATgttttgaggaaaataaatgggtGGTTCctttgaatgtatttttttcctctcctagCAATCCTCTGCCATGCTTGGAGTCCTCGCCAGAAAGGCTCCTCCAATAAGAAGCAGTGTTTTCTCGTAGGTTTTACTGCATAATTGTCTATTTTGCTACATAATTACCTGTCCCACACTAATTGCATAGACAACATGCACTTCCAGAATTACATGCTGTCACAAGTGCACGCCCTGATTAGGCTGTTACATGCATGTGCCTTAATTGTGAGTTATGGATTGCAGCTGTGGTGAGAGGGTGGGCTCTTACTTGCTAAGAGGTTTAGGCAAAAAACTACCTGTGGTTCTCTTACCAAACTTGAATATCCAAATATGATGTGAACTGGAGTGGttcacacagcacagaggtgGAAACAGACCTGCTTCAGTGAATGCAGTCTCTGGACAATCAGGTATATTTCCAGCTCCATGGTGTGCAGGTATGAGAAGCACAGGAGCAAGAACTCCATCGGCTCTGCAAGGAGATGTGTTTTGGTGGCAGGAGAACACATCTTCATTAACTGATTTTCTGTCCATTCAGGATATGGTTTTGAAGCTAAAGAGGACGTAGTTAGCTACCAATGTCACTAGTGGCTTTGATCTATCAGATTATAAGCAAATATTAGTGGGAGCATAATTTCATACCCATGGTTTGTGTGAAAGGGGACAGCTATCAGTCCTGGACTTTGCACAGACTGCTCTAGGGGCCACCATACTCATTTTTGCACCAGCAAGTCGAGCAGGGAAGATGTAACCCCAAATATCAAAAAGGTATTGCAGTCTTAAATCCTGTCACCTGAGTACCTGTTGTGTACATGGAGCTCTGCAAGCAAATCAAGAGCAATaccctttcattttaaaagaagctgTTATCTATGATTCTTTCATTCCATCTGTGCCTACTGTACAGAGTAAGCACTTTTTATGCTTTATATTTGTTTGCAGAGCATCTGATTTCTTGAATATGTCATTAACGGGACTAAAGAAGAAACTGACcacatttcaatatttaaatgataaaaaatacaatatccTTTAAGAAAAGAACTGCTATGAACTTCAGCTGGAATATTTCTAAGTTCAACAGAAAGTGAAGAAGTGAAGCAAGTAAAACCAGTTTGAAGTTTGTCAAGTAAAATATGTAGACAAAAGcaggttgtttgtttttaaagattttttttttcctctggtgtTTAAGCACAGTTAGGAAGAAAGTATCTGATGGCTGAAGCCTGCATTGTCTTCAACTGTGTACAACTATGTAATTAGACAGAAAGCTTTTCAGAGTGTTTTTAGAAAGAGCTCTTCTGGGTGACTGGTTGTAATTCATTAAGGTGTGTCAAATGCATTTGGCTGCCAGTATAAATCCAGTGACAATATGATTGTTCAGGTCACTGGTAAGTGCCATTGTGCTCTTTGTTCATCATCTTCTGCTGTGGTGTGTGCTAATAGCATGCTGGATAAGGGACAGCAAGGCAGGGGTGACTACCTGACAATGGTGCTCTTGTTGGTGGCCACTAACTTCACAGGGTTTGATCAGTGCCATTTGCTTTCAAAGTCAACACCTCACACATAGAAACACATGTGCAAAGCAGGCAGAGAGCTCAGGTActgtctttctcttttaaagtgTGAGTCAAAGGGAATAATGTATCActtttggttttcattatttAGGAAGTTAGCAAGTGCTTTTTGAAGAACTGTGTTTAAAATGTCCTCTTTAGTTTTGGTGTTGTGGATTGGTTTTGCCCTTTAGCAGTATAGAATTATTGAGAAGTTAATTGATGTGTTACCAACTTAATCAGAAGTTCCTTCAGACTTTACTCTCAATAAGTTCATTAGGCTGCTTGACCAGTAAAATTTGCCTATATATGAGCATAAATATGAGTATTTATGTCAATAAGCTTGTGACCAGAGGCAACACATCAGGGAGAAACATGAATCCAGTAGATCTGCACTACAGATCAAAGTGGAAGGGAGGATACCATGACTATGGTCCCTGTCATGCTCTTTGTGGTGTTTTTCATGCTATGGGAGTTACAGATGCTTCCTGTCTCCCAAGTGCAATTGTGTGTAGGTTTCCATGTGGGATGGAGGAAGACCCCATGTCTCTCCAGCACCATGTAATTCTACTCCATGTTTTATGACCAGGATTGAGCATTGAGAATTGAACATTCCCTACCATTGCCACATCATTTTTCCTAACTTGGTGTGAGTGACCAACTCTTTCAGCATATTAGTATCTGTTTCCGCAAAGCACAGGCAGTAATACTTTTCATCAGTAGAAGCATTATGAGATTTCACTTAGGCGTGGAAAGCATTTTTGGAGTACCAAGATGATAGGTGTTGTGTACTGCATGTGCAAATCATTGAGGAATCTAAACTGCCAAGTTACTGTTAACTTAGAAATTCAAAGTTTATTCCTAGTCACAGACCAAGACACAGGCATGAAATAATGACAAAGTGAGGATGGTAAGCAAGTAGGAGATTCTTAAATGAaagtttgttgttgttttagtACCTTTTCCAGCTTATGGTAAGGTAACTCCCTACTTTTTGTGTTAATGGCTTGCCTTGCTTTCCCATGCTCTGAGGGAATGCTTTAATCTCAACTTTAAGAAGTGCTaggatttgttttccagatGGTGTTTGCTCTGCAAAAAATTAGGTGTTCATTTTTTAAGACttcataatttttctctcttttattttagaaatcttcCAGAATCCCTGAGGATGACATCAGGTTAAGAAAAAACAGAGACCAAAACTGTGCCAATTTCTTGGAGCCATCTACTGTGCTTGCtacaaaggaagagaaaatggaaattgaaGTTCCAGTTTCTGAACATAAAAGCATCACCACAGTGGCTTCACCACATCCCACAGACAATCCAACCCACTTCTTTTCGCCTGCTTCCAACCGAAATGGACTTAGGGACAGGCATGAATCTCTGGACAGTGAAGTTGCTAAAGAGATCAGATACCTAGATGAAGTGCTGGAGGCAAATTGTTGCGATTCTGCTGCAGACAGTACATTTAATGGGACATCCTCCCCTGAACCAAGTGCAGTCTCCATTATGGATGGTTCAGGAGCATCTGCTAATGTCAATAAAGAGTCAGTATCTagtgaaagggaagaaaatgtagCAGACAAGCAGGTATCCTTGGAGGTTGAGACATGTGAAGCTAATATAACAGATGAGAATCTGAAATCCAATGGCCATTCCGTGGGTGGTCTGAAAGAAGACACTAAGGAGAGTCTGAAGGTGCCAGGAAGTCCCACTTCTTCAAACAGTTCTAGAAGATCCTCTAAGGATGGAGAGACAACTCTTACAACCCTTAAGAAAGAGGCAAAGTTTGAACTGCGAGCCTTCCACGAAGATAAAAAGCCCTCAAAGCTCTTTGAAgatgaggaagagaaagaaaaatacagagtcCGCAAAGTGAGACCATCAGAGGAAATGATGGaacttgaaaaagaaagaagggaacTCATTAAAAGCCAGGCTGTCAAGAAGAACCCCAACATTGCTGCCAAATGGTGGAACCCTCCTCAGGAGAAGCCCCTGGAGGATCAGCTGGATGAAGAGCATCTTGAGTCTCACAAGAAGTACAAGGAACGtaaggagaggcagcagcagcaaggtgCAGCACCAACATCCCCCAAACAGGTCAGCTGCTCCTTTGTATCCCCAGAGCCTGTCAATATCAAGAAAGAAGATATTGTCACAGAGCAAATTGACTTCTCAGCTGCCAGGAAGCAGTTCCAGCTGATGGAGAATTCAGGTCCATCTCAGGGTCAGGCCCCACCAAGGCGGTCAGTAACACCCAAAATGTTCTCTGTCAAACCCTTCTACAAAAGCCTCAATTCTCCATATGTGGACAGGCCGATGTCGTCCGTGACAAGACCCGTTTCAGTGTGCGGGCAAACTGGACAGCTTGAGGGTAACAACGCCACGGTTGtcaaagcacagaaagtctCCTGTAGCTCAGAAGATGACAAAAGCACTCAGAATACCACAGCTGACACAGCACGAGACTTACCTTGCAGTGAtagccccagagctggaccaGCCTCAAAACTGTGGGCAGAGGATGGAGAATTCATGAGTGCAAGGGCAGTCTTCACAATGGTCAAGGACGATGGACAGGGAATTCTAGATCACTTCCCAAAGTCAGGAAGCGCCTCTTCACCTCCAGAGGAGCTTGACTCCGGTTTGGATGACTTGTCTGTCAGGTCTCAGGATACCACGGTCTTGGAGACCCTTTCCAATGACTTCAGCATGGATAACGTAAGTGACAGTGGTGCCTCCAATGAGACCATGAGCGCCCTGCAGGAAAGCTCTCTAGCGGATTTCTCTCTGCCGCAGACCCCACAGGCTGAAACTCCAGCAGAGTGCAGGGCTGAAGGCATCTCCAAGTCTTTCAGTGACCCAGGCTGTGATTCACCCTCCTCTGCCTTGGCAGACTCCATGCTGATGGACGACCAGCTGGACTACCAGGCTGGCCTGCTAGTTCAAAATGCCATCCAACAAGCCATAGCTGAGCAGGTGGAGAAAGGAAACCCGAAGGAAGAAGGAATCCCAGCAGAGAAAGAGGCCTCAGCCAAAGAGCAGCCAGCCGGCACTGGGCCAGGTCCAGCCTCCAAGGAGCATCAAAACCCAACGTTTGAGCCACCCCAGGTGTCTTCACCAGTtcaagagaaaagggacaccATACCAAAGACTTCAAAAGAGGAAGACTCAGGactcagggaagggaagagttTGCAGCAGTCGCCCATGTACTCAGCCAGCCAGCCATTTCTTGTGGAAGAAAACAGGCATGAAGTCAGCTATTTCAGCAAGTATTCAGAGGCAGCGGAGCTTCGGAGCACTGCCTCCATCCTGGCCACACAGGAGCCTGAAGTGACTGTGGGCCCTTTCAAGTTGCGGTCAAGGAAACAGCGGACTTTGTCCATGATTGAAGAAGAGAtcagagctgcccaggagcGAGAAGAGGAGCTGAAGAGGCAGCGGCAGGGTTTGCAAATGGCACCAAGCCCTGTTACAAAGAGTGCACCACCCATGCCCACCAGAACCGTGTCTTACAAAACTGCACCAGGTAAGAGCTCAAAGTGTCAGAGCAGAAGTGAAACGTGACTGAAGGGTCAGGTATGGTTTagttttatgtaattttttaatgaaaatactgttttgcagggatgggagggcaGATGACTTCACCTGCCTGGAAACTGCATGGGACAGCTTAATTTTCTGGCTGTGAGCACACCTGCAGAAGGTTCTGGGTTTTCACAAATACAGTGCAGAGATGCTGATCATCCTTACTAAACCCCGTTCTGTATTCACCCATTGCCACATGGTAGCATGACATGTCCATCACTGTGCTACTCAGACCACCCACTGAAATTTAGGATCATTTCaaggaagcacagcagcagttcTTACAGCTGTGTGGCTGTTTGAAAGACAAACATCCAAGACTGTGCTTAATAGGTTTCCTGTTCTCTTGCACGCCATTAGGGAAGTGCAGAATAAGTGGAGATGTGCAGATTTTGGGGTATGAATTAGAtatctttttctctgtgttttgctttctgttttgagATCTTGGTCTTAATGAGCTTTGTCTTGTAAAATTATATCCAGAGTTATGAGTTGCTGTGTATTTTAGCTGGTGTTATTCACTACTGAATTAAACAAGCAACACAAACAAATAGTTCAATAGATTCAGTGGAAGTCCTCTTGACCAATCAGTTTCTGCATTCTTTTTCTGACATTCACAGCAATTACAGCATATCTGTCTCTCCATTCCCCTTCTCAAGAAATAATGTCAAACACTGATGCCTTCTaaatataatacagaaaaaaatacatttaaaaaaaaccccagaaacacACTATTTCTGTGTAGTGATTTTTATTAAGCATATACCTGCATATGCTTTGCAAGTGCCTGTAGGGTTTATTAACAGTGGTCATTGTAAAAAAGTATTGATTCTACCAAAAGTACTTAAGTGCTGTCTTTATTTCCACTGGTGTAAATACCAGTCAGTGgtagtaattttcttttgaaagtcaTGGTAAGTTTGAATCAGAAGTAGATTTAGCCCATTATTCAGTATGATTGTGAACTTGGAGTTTTATGGAGCACATAAATAGAGAATACTTAATTTAGTTTCTTCTGCAAAGAGAATGATCTTAACatgtattttttgaaaaaatgtaGCAAATACCAGTCTTTTTTTTGAAGTGCTATTGGTATAACTCCTAGTATAGCATTTTCCATAAGGATCCTCTCTAATCTGGGGTGTTCTGAGAAATATCTGACAAGACATGAGATACAGGGCACTACAGACTTCAGTTGGGAGGACTTGTTTCATAAAGGTGTGCTCATGACTGTGTTCAAAAAGAGCGTCATCTGTAGTGAAAGTGCTCAAAATGGGGTAGATAATGATTGTATTTTACTTGAAGTGATGTTGGA
This window harbors:
- the PALM2AKAP2 gene encoding A-kinase anchor protein 2 isoform X6, whose translation is MAEAELHKERLQAIAEKRKRQTEIEGKRQQLEDQILQLQHFKSKALREKWLLQGIPAGSAEEEEARRKQSEEDELKVKKLEENIHRLEQEIQKLESEESQISAKEQIILEKLKETEKSFDNLQKSFSHQDGDAVNYIYSQIPELPTLYSRTAEPVPGWDGSSRVAALCTMEINVEKDKQTGETKIVSASPVGPDEAHQRGFKVYDDGSKVVYEVHSGGTVVENGVHKLSSKDVDELMQKAGQSSVKGGYETMTVSDKNVVADGNLSHMKEQMLFKEAKLEMVHKSSKGHAVNPQPQDKPCGGETPEPSADQPVTMIFMGYQNIDDEEETKKVLGYDETIKAELVLIDEDDEKSLREKTVTDVSTMDGNAAELVSGRPLSDTTEPSSPEGKEESLPLETAPDARGLAMLLRDPSGPCSCESSEAKKGAGKSSRIPEDDIRLRKNRDQNCANFLEPSTVLATKEEKMEIEVPVSEHKSITTVASPHPTDNPTHFFSPASNRNGLRDRHESLDSEVAKEIRYLDEVLEANCCDSAADSTFNGTSSPEPSAVSIMDGSGASANVNKESVSSEREENVADKQVSLEVETCEANITDENLKSNGHSVGGLKEDTKESLKVPGSPTSSNSSRRSSKDGETTLTTLKKEAKFELRAFHEDKKPSKLFEDEEEKEKYRVRKVRPSEEMMELEKERRELIKSQAVKKNPNIAAKWWNPPQEKPLEDQLDEEHLESHKKYKERKERQQQQGAAPTSPKQVSCSFVSPEPVNIKKEDIVTEQIDFSAARKQFQLMENSGPSQGQAPPRRSVTPKMFSVKPFYKSLNSPYVDRPMSSVTRPVSVCGQTGQLEGNNATVVKAQKVSCSSEDDKSTQNTTADTARDLPCSDSPRAGPASKLWAEDGEFMSARAVFTMVKDDGQGILDHFPKSGSASSPPEELDSGLDDLSVRSQDTTVLETLSNDFSMDNVSDSGASNETMSALQESSLADFSLPQTPQAETPAECRAEGISKSFSDPGCDSPSSALADSMLMDDQLDYQAGLLVQNAIQQAIAEQVEKGNPKEEGIPAEKEASAKEQPAGTGPGPASKEHQNPTFEPPQVSSPVQEKRDTIPKTSKEEDSGLREGKSLQQSPMYSASQPFLVEENRHEVSYFSKYSEAAELRSTASILATQEPEVTVGPFKLRSRKQRTLSMIEEEIRAAQEREEELKRQRQGLQMAPSPVTKSAPPMPTRTVSYKTAPGKIEKIKPPPSSITEGPASQLDPPPEESAGAQRPKNLMQTLMEDYETHKTKRRERMDDSAYTCKLLSSKVTSEVLEATRVNRRKSALALRWEAGIYANREEDE
- the PALM2AKAP2 gene encoding A-kinase anchor protein 2 isoform X4, with protein sequence MEIEVPVSEHKSITTVASPHPTDNPTHFFSPASNRNGLRDRHESLDSEVAKEIRYLDEVLEANCCDSAADSTFNGTSSPEPSAVSIMDGSGASANVNKESVSSEREENVADKQVSLEVETCEANITDENLKSNGHSVGGLKEDTKESLKVPGSPTSSNSSRRSSKDGETTLTTLKKEAKFELRAFHEDKKPSKLFEDEEEKEKYRVRKVRPSEEMMELEKERRELIKSQAVKKNPNIAAKWWNPPQEKPLEDQLDEEHLESHKKYKERKERQQQQGAAPTSPKQVSCSFVSPEPVNIKKEDIVTEQIDFSAARKQFQLMENSGPSQGQAPPRRSVTPKMFSVKPFYKSLNSPYVDRPMSSVTRPVSVCGQTGQLEGNNATVVKAQKVSCSSEDDKSTQNTTADTARDLPCSDSPRAGPASKLWAEDGEFMSARAVFTMVKDDGQGILDHFPKSGSASSPPEELDSGLDDLSVRSQDTTVLETLSNDFSMDNVSDSGASNETMSALQESSLADFSLPQTPQAETPAECRAEGISKSFSDPGCDSPSSALADSMLMDDQLDYQAGLLVQNAIQQAIAEQVEKGNPKEEGIPAEKEASAKEQPAGTGPGPASKEHQNPTFEPPQVSSPVQEKRDTIPKTSKEEDSGLREGKSLQQSPMYSASQPFLVEENRHEVSYFSKYSEAAELRSTASILATQEPEVTVGPFKLRSRKQRTLSMIEEEIRAAQEREEELKRQRQGLQMAPSPVTKSAPPMPTRTVSYKTAPGKIEKIKPPPSSITEGPASQLDPPPEESAGAQRPKNLMQTLMEDYETHKTKRRERMDDSAYTCKLLSSKVTSEVLEATRVNRRKSALALRWEAGIYANREEDE
- the PALM2AKAP2 gene encoding A-kinase anchor protein 2 isoform X1 encodes the protein MAEAELHKERLQAIAEKRKRQTEIEGKRQQLEDQILQLQHFKSKALREKWLLQGIPAGSAEEEEARRKQSEEDELKVKKLEENIHRLEQEIQKLESEESQISAKEQIILEKLKETEKSFDNLQKSFSHQDGDAVNYIYSQIPELPTLYSRTAEPVPGWDGSSRVADARGLAMLLRDPSGPCSCESSEAKKGAGKSSRIPEDDIRLRKNRDQNCANFLEPSTVLATKEEKMEIEVPVSEHKSITTVASPHPTDNPTHFFSPASNRNGLRDRHESLDSEVAKEIRYLDEVLEANCCDSAADSTFNGTSSPEPSAVSIMDGSGASANVNKESVSSEREENVADKQVSLEVETCEANITDENLKSNGHSVGGLKEDTKESLKVPGSPTSSNSSRRSSKDGETTLTTLKKEAKFELRAFHEDKKPSKLFEDEEEKEKYRVRKVRPSEEMMELEKERRELIKSQAVKKNPNIAAKWWNPPQEKPLEDQLDEEHLESHKKYKERKERQQQQGAAPTSPKQVSCSFVSPEPVNIKKEDIVTEQIDFSAARKQFQLMENSGPSQGQAPPRRSVTPKMFSVKPFYKSLNSPYVDRPMSSVTRPVSVCGQTGQLEGNNATVVKAQKVSCSSEDDKSTQNTTADTARDLPCSDSPRAGPASKLWAEDGEFMSARAVFTMVKDDGQGILDHFPKSGSASSPPEELDSGLDDLSVRSQDTTVLETLSNDFSMDNVSDSGASNETMSALQESSLADFSLPQTPQAETPAECRAEGISKSFSDPGCDSPSSALADSMLMDDQLDYQAGLLVQNAIQQAIAEQVEKGNPKEEGIPAEKEASAKEQPAGTGPGPASKEHQNPTFEPPQVSSPVQEKRDTIPKTSKEEDSGLREGKSLQQSPMYSASQPFLVEENRHEVSYFSKYSEAAELRSTASILATQEPEVTVGPFKLRSRKQRTLSMIEEEIRAAQEREEELKRQRQGLQMAPSPVTKSAPPMPTRTVSYKTAPGKIEKIKPPPSSITEGPASQLDPPPEESAGAQRPKNLMQTLMEDYETHKTKRRERMDDSAYTCKLLSSKVTSEVLEATRVNRRKSALALRWEAGIYANREEDE
- the PALM2AKAP2 gene encoding A-kinase anchor protein 2 isoform X2, with the translated sequence MAEAELHKERLQAIAEKRKRQTEIEGKRQQLEDQILQLQHFKSKALREKWLLQGIPAGSAEEEEARRKQSEEDELKVKKLEENIHRLEQEIQKLESEESQISAKEQIILEKLKETEKSFDNLQKSFSHQDGDAVNYIYSQIPELPTLYSRTAEPVPGWDGSSRVADARGLAMLLRDPSGPCSCESSEAKKGAGKSSRIPEDDIRLRKNRDQNCANFLEPSTVLATKEEKMEIEVPVSEHKSITTVASPHPTDNPTHFFSPASNRNGLRDRHESLDSEVAKEIRYLDEVLEANCCDSAADSTFNGTSSPEPSAVSIMDGSGASANVNKESVSSEREENVADKQVSLEVETCEANITDENLKSNGHSVGGLKEDTKESLKVPGSPTSSNSSRRSSKDGETTLTTLKKEAKFELRAFHEDKKPSKLFEDEEEKEKYRVRKVRPSEEMMELEKERRELIKSQAVKKNPNIAAKWWNPPQEKPLEDQLDEEHLESHKKYKERKERQQQQGAAPTSPKQVSCSFVSPEPVNIKKEDIVTEQIDFSAARKQFQLMENSGPSQGQAPPRRSVTPKMFSVKPFYKSLNSPYVDRPMSSVTRPVSVCGQTGQLEGNNATVVKAQKVSCSSEDDKSTQNTTADTARDLPCSDSPRAGPASKLWAEDGEFMSARAVFTMVKDDGQGILDHFPKSGSASSPPEELDSGLDDLSVRSQDTTVLETLSNDFSMDNVSDSGASNETMSALQESSLADFSLPQTPQAETPAECRAEGISKSFSDPGCDSPSSALADSMLMDDQLDYQAGLLVQNAIQQAIAEQVEKGNPKEEGIPAEKEASAKEQPAGTGPGPASKEHQNPTFEPPQVSSPVQEKRDTIPKTSKEEDSGLREGKSLQQSPMYSASQPFLVEENRHEVSYFSKYSEAAELRSTASILATQEPEVTVGPFKLRSRKQRTLSMIEEEIRAAQEREEELKRQRQGLQMAPSPVTKSAPPMPTRTVSYKTAPGKIEKIKPPPSSITEGPASQLDPPPEESAGAQRPKNLMQTLMEDYETHKTKRRERMDDSAVLEATRVNRRKSALALRWEAGIYANREEDE
- the PALM2AKAP2 gene encoding A-kinase anchor protein 2 isoform X3, translating into MAEAELHKERLQAIAEKRKRQTEIEGKRQQLEDQILQLQHFKSKALREKWLLQGIPAGSAEEEEARRKQSEEDELKVKKLEENIHRLEQEIQKLESEESQISAKEQIILEKLKETEKSFDNLQKSFSHQDGDARGLAMLLRDPSGPCSCESSEAKKGAGKSSRIPEDDIRLRKNRDQNCANFLEPSTVLATKEEKMEIEVPVSEHKSITTVASPHPTDNPTHFFSPASNRNGLRDRHESLDSEVAKEIRYLDEVLEANCCDSAADSTFNGTSSPEPSAVSIMDGSGASANVNKESVSSEREENVADKQVSLEVETCEANITDENLKSNGHSVGGLKEDTKESLKVPGSPTSSNSSRRSSKDGETTLTTLKKEAKFELRAFHEDKKPSKLFEDEEEKEKYRVRKVRPSEEMMELEKERRELIKSQAVKKNPNIAAKWWNPPQEKPLEDQLDEEHLESHKKYKERKERQQQQGAAPTSPKQVSCSFVSPEPVNIKKEDIVTEQIDFSAARKQFQLMENSGPSQGQAPPRRSVTPKMFSVKPFYKSLNSPYVDRPMSSVTRPVSVCGQTGQLEGNNATVVKAQKVSCSSEDDKSTQNTTADTARDLPCSDSPRAGPASKLWAEDGEFMSARAVFTMVKDDGQGILDHFPKSGSASSPPEELDSGLDDLSVRSQDTTVLETLSNDFSMDNVSDSGASNETMSALQESSLADFSLPQTPQAETPAECRAEGISKSFSDPGCDSPSSALADSMLMDDQLDYQAGLLVQNAIQQAIAEQVEKGNPKEEGIPAEKEASAKEQPAGTGPGPASKEHQNPTFEPPQVSSPVQEKRDTIPKTSKEEDSGLREGKSLQQSPMYSASQPFLVEENRHEVSYFSKYSEAAELRSTASILATQEPEVTVGPFKLRSRKQRTLSMIEEEIRAAQEREEELKRQRQGLQMAPSPVTKSAPPMPTRTVSYKTAPGKIEKIKPPPSSITEGPASQLDPPPEESAGAQRPKNLMQTLMEDYETHKTKRRERMDDSAYTCKLLSSKVTSEVLEATRVNRRKSALALRWEAGIYANREEDE